The Caldisericota bacterium genome contains the following window.
TGTTGGAACCACTGTCGAAGAAGATATTGCGTTTGGATTAGAAAATATTGGAGTCGAAAGAGTAGAGGCAAAAGCAAGGATAGAACAGATTTCATCATTACTCGGCATAGATAAATATCTTCATGGTTCTCCTTCTTATCTTTCAGGTGGAGAAAAGCAAAAAGTTGCTATTGCAAGTGTTCTGGTAATGCAGCCTGACTATCTTGTTATGGATGAAATCACTGCTCTTCTGGACCCCGTGAGTAGAAAAGAGGTACTTAATCTTGTTCATTCGATAGTAGAAAATAAAAATATAGGCATACTATATATTACTCATATTACGGAAGAAGTGATAAAGAGCGATAAGGTTTTGGTGCTTCATAAAGGAGAAAAGATAAAAGAAGGAGCACCAGCGGTTATTTTGCAG
Protein-coding sequences here:
- a CDS encoding ATP-binding cassette domain-containing protein produces the protein MIHFKDVSFTYKEGKWAVRHINFTVNKGEFVSIIGGNGSGKSTIARLSDGLLLPQEGSVFVDEMDSRAKKNEFFIKEKVGIVFQNPDNQFVGTTVEEDIAFGLENIGVERVEAKARIEQISSLLGIDKYLHGSPSYLSGGEKQKVAIASVLVMQPDYLVMDEITALLDPVSRKEVLNLVHSIVENKNIGILYITHITEEVIKSDKVLVLHKGEKIKEGAPAVILQDMKLLNSAGVASLPSVIISEEIRKHGIINASFVNEEDLVDSLCSS